From a single Alkalihalophilus pseudofirmus genomic region:
- a CDS encoding GrpB family protein has product MKQIVHFKREEVFRERAALVVAKHTERIKNGLQNACVIHVGSTAIEGSLTKGDVDLQVRIPIEEFDHAKSFLLKHYTINTGSTQTSFFCAFEDEEDLLPLGLQLTAAGSELDHFWKVKAYFVAYPCEVIQYNELKLMFEGKDMETYRHAKSLYMRRILTSKEYREFEKRLGER; this is encoded by the coding sequence ATGAAACAAATCGTCCATTTTAAAAGGGAAGAGGTCTTTCGGGAGCGTGCAGCTTTAGTGGTAGCTAAGCATACGGAAAGGATCAAAAACGGCCTGCAAAATGCTTGTGTGATTCATGTTGGCAGCACAGCAATTGAAGGGTCTTTAACAAAAGGAGATGTTGACCTTCAAGTTCGTATTCCAATAGAGGAGTTTGACCATGCAAAAAGCTTCTTGTTAAAGCACTACACCATTAATACCGGGAGCACGCAAACGTCATTCTTTTGTGCGTTTGAAGACGAGGAAGACCTTCTGCCTTTAGGATTACAGTTAACAGCTGCAGGTTCAGAGTTAGATCATTTCTGGAAAGTAAAAGCATACTTTGTCGCATATCCGTGTGAGGTCATTCAATATAATGAGTTGAAGTTAATGTTTGAAGGAAAAGATATGGAAACTTACAGACATGCAAAGTCTCTTTATATGAGAAGAATTTTAACATCTAAAGAATACAGAGAATTTGAAAAGAGGTTAGGAGAGAGATAG
- a CDS encoding LytS/YhcK type 5TM receptor domain-containing protein, whose product MFDLIETLLGNVFFLLLGMLFYLMIIEYKKTTDGNVIILALLSSIVMVLCMSFPIHISHGFIFDLRYIPFIIGSLFGGFPVAIPIYAVLNIYRLIIGGPGWVPSFFISSLVVVTIPFLHTSFLASNDLKKIVMASGLALFHVFFYVSSLSFFFTSLTNEFYDAAKLMITMQTLTMVFLMALLIFLLKFHQKTR is encoded by the coding sequence TGCTTGGAATGCTTTTTTATTTAATGATCATCGAATACAAAAAGACAACGGATGGAAATGTCATCATACTAGCTCTCTTATCTAGTATCGTCATGGTGTTGTGTATGTCGTTCCCTATCCATATCAGCCATGGTTTTATATTTGACCTTAGGTATATACCATTTATTATCGGTTCTTTATTCGGCGGGTTTCCGGTTGCCATTCCTATTTACGCTGTACTTAATATATACCGGTTAATCATTGGCGGGCCAGGATGGGTCCCTTCCTTTTTTATTTCAAGCCTTGTTGTGGTTACGATCCCTTTTCTACATACGAGCTTTCTGGCATCTAACGATTTAAAGAAAATCGTTATGGCTTCTGGCTTAGCTCTTTTTCATGTGTTCTTTTATGTATCTTCGTTAAGCTTCTTTTTCACCTCTCTTACAAACGAGTTTTACGATGCAGCAAAACTAATGATCACAATGCAAACCTTAACCATGGTCTTCCTAATGGCTTTGCTTATATTCTTACTTAAGTTCCATCAGAAGACGAGATAA